One Vicinamibacterales bacterium genomic window, CACCGGCGACCGGCGCTCGAAGAACCCTTCGATGTCGGCCAGCGTCAATTGTCTGCGCCCAACCTCGACCAGCACCCCGACGATCCGCCTCACCATCTTCCACACGAAGTGCGACCCGGTGACCCGCACGAGGAGGAGGTCACCGTCCTCCTTGACCTCGATCCCCTCGAGTTGGACGAGCGTGGAGATCTCGTCGGGGTCGCTGTCGGTGAACGACTGGAAGTCGCGCATCCCGACAAACAGGCGCGACGCCTGCCGTATCGCCTCGACGTCGAGATCCTCTTTCACCCACCAGACGAACGGTTTCGCGAACGCCGTCCGCCGACGTGCGATCTGGTAGACGTAACTCCGCGAGACCGCGTCGTGGCGGGCGTGGAAGCGGTGGGGCACCGGCGCCACGGCGAGGACGTTGATGTCCGCCGGGAGCATGTCGTTGATCTGTCGTCGCAGCTGTTCAGGCGCCACCGGGCGGGGCACGTCGAGATGCGCCACCTGCGCGATCGCATGGACGCCGGCATCGGTCCGACCCGATCCCTGCAACTCCACGGCAGCGCCACCCGCCGCCTCGCGCGCGGATCGCAGCAACTCGCCCTGGACGGTCCGAGCGTTCTTCTGCACCTGCCAGCCGCTGTAGCGCGTGCCGGCGTACTCGATGGTCAGGCGATAGCGGGGCATGGGTGCTGGCTGCCGGTCCGCGGGTCCGGAGCCTATATCCCTCCTCCCTCGGAGTAGAGCACCTGCTTCACCTCCACCTGGCTGATCCGGCTCCCTGGCGGCACCGAGTGCGTGAGCCACACGTTGCCGCCAATCTGTGAACCGGCGCCCACCGTGATCCGGCCGAGCACCGTGGCCCCACTGTAGATGATCACATCGTCCCCGACGATCGGGTGCCGCGGCACGCCCTTGACCGGATGGCCGTGTTCGTCGAGCGGGAAGCTGCGCGCACCGAGCGTCACTCCCTGATAGAGGCGCACGCGCTCGCCGATGACGCACGTCTCGCCGACGACCACGCCGGTGCCGTGGTCGATGAAGAAGTGAGAGCCGATCTGTGCGCCCGGATGGATGTCGATGCCGGTCATGCCGTGCGCCTGCTCGCTGATGATCCGGGGCAGCAGCGGGACCTCGAGCCGATAGAGTTCGTGCGCCAGGCGATGGCACGTCAGCGCGAGGATGCCGGGATAGCAGAGGATGGTCTCTACGGGGCTCGTCGCTGCCGGGTCGCCCTCGTACGCCGCCTGCACATCCGTCGCCAGCAACCGCCGTACCGCCGGCAGCCGATCGAAGAACTCGCGCGACACGCCCCGAGCGCGCTCCTCGCAGTCCATGCACCGCCCTGGATCGCGTTCCCGACAAGCGAAACAGAACGCCCGCCGCACCTGTTCGGCGGTCGTCCGGAACAGGCGGTCGAGCGTCGCGCCGACGTGGAATCGCAGCGCCTCCGCGCTCAGCTCCGACGTGGTGCCGACGTAACCTGGGAAGAGCGCGGCGCGGAAGTCGTCGATCGTCCGCGCCATCGTCTCGCGCGAGGGCAGGTGCGGATGGCAGCCCTCGGACTCCGGCCGCACCAAGCCGTCCTCGGTCGCACACAGAGCCTGGACGATGGCGGACAGGGCTGGCCCGGAGACCGGCGTCCGCTGCGGGTCCTCGCCGGACGCTCGTGGCCAGTGAGGCGTGTTCATGGCTGGTCCTCCAGGGCTGCGATCTGTTCCCTCGTTCGAGCATAGCAGGTCGCGTGGTGGGGACGAAGCGCGGTATCGCGCGGAGTGGGCTGAGCTACAATGGGCAACTGGGTCACCTGAACCGAATCGCGAGGTCACGCCGATGGCGATCATGAGAAGCGTCCTGCTGGCTGGCGCCGAAAGCGTCTGGCTGCGCGAGAAGGCGATGCGCTACCGGTTCGTCCGCCGGTCGGTGTCGCGCTTCATGCCGGGCGAGACGATGAACGAGGCGCTCGAGGCGTGCGACAGGCAGCAGCGTGAACGGGGGACCGCGACGATTCTCACGC contains:
- the truA gene encoding tRNA pseudouridine(38-40) synthase TruA translates to MPRYRLTIEYAGTRYSGWQVQKNARTVQGELLRSAREAAGGAAVELQGSGRTDAGVHAIAQVAHLDVPRPVAPEQLRRQINDMLPADINVLAVAPVPHRFHARHDAVSRSYVYQIARRRTAFAKPFVWWVKEDLDVEAIRQASRLFVGMRDFQSFTDSDPDEISTLVQLEGIEVKEDGDLLLVRVTGSHFVWKMVRRIVGVLVEVGRRQLTLADIEGFFERRSPVPARVTAPASGLFLERVVYPGEPPVAPLGAITPLAPAARSATSSSPCSSSPSGSRPSPRPPRS
- the epsC gene encoding serine O-acetyltransferase EpsC produces the protein MNTPHWPRASGEDPQRTPVSGPALSAIVQALCATEDGLVRPESEGCHPHLPSRETMARTIDDFRAALFPGYVGTTSELSAEALRFHVGATLDRLFRTTAEQVRRAFCFACRERDPGRCMDCEERARGVSREFFDRLPAVRRLLATDVQAAYEGDPAATSPVETILCYPGILALTCHRLAHELYRLEVPLLPRIISEQAHGMTGIDIHPGAQIGSHFFIDHGTGVVVGETCVIGERVRLYQGVTLGARSFPLDEHGHPVKGVPRHPIVGDDVIIYSGATVLGRITVGAGSQIGGNVWLTHSVPPGSRISQVEVKQVLYSEGGGI